The following are encoded together in the Brassica napus cultivar Da-Ae chromosome A9, Da-Ae, whole genome shotgun sequence genome:
- the LOC106377695 gene encoding remorin isoform X1: MKKKTNEKRNPNMGQAKQAKNDSPLHEQCTTILSSNQNENFVEIEKEKTIALINAWEENEKAKAQTKAYKELCSIEAWENNMKTSLELDLKKMEENSEVEQAEYSKRFKKKIPEIEKIAEAKREKIEKLKEQKSINLKKMSEKLSATPNAYPPKTKTCGCF; encoded by the exons atgaaaaagaagacgAACGAGAAGAGAAACCCTAACATGGGACAAGCTAAACAAGCCAAGAACGATTCTCCGCTACATGAGCAGTGTACTACTATTTTGTCTTCAAATCAAA ATGAAAATTTTGTTGagatagagaaagagaagacTATTGCGTTGATAAATGCATGGGAAGAGAACGAGAAGGCGAAAGCTCAGACCAA AGCGTACAAAGAACTTTGCTCCATTGAAGCATGGGAGAACAACATGAAGACATCTCTAGAGTTAGATTTGAAGAAAATGGAG GAAAATTCAGAAGTGGAGCAAGCTGAGTATTCAAAAagattcaagaaaaaaataccAGAAATTGAAAAAATTGCAGAAgcgaaaagagaaaaaattgaGAAACTAAAGGAGCAAAAGTCTATCAACTTGAAAAAAATGAGTGAGAAGCTAAGTGCAACTCCAAATGCTTATCCACCCAAAACCAAAACCTGTGGATGTTTCTAG
- the LOC106377695 gene encoding remorin isoform X2 has product MGQAKQAKNDSPLHEQCTTILSSNQNENFVEIEKEKTIALINAWEENEKAKAQTKAYKELCSIEAWENNMKTSLELDLKKMEENSEVEQAEYSKRFKKKIPEIEKIAEAKREKIEKLKEQKSINLKKMSEKLSATPNAYPPKTKTCGCF; this is encoded by the exons ATGGGACAAGCTAAACAAGCCAAGAACGATTCTCCGCTACATGAGCAGTGTACTACTATTTTGTCTTCAAATCAAA ATGAAAATTTTGTTGagatagagaaagagaagacTATTGCGTTGATAAATGCATGGGAAGAGAACGAGAAGGCGAAAGCTCAGACCAA AGCGTACAAAGAACTTTGCTCCATTGAAGCATGGGAGAACAACATGAAGACATCTCTAGAGTTAGATTTGAAGAAAATGGAG GAAAATTCAGAAGTGGAGCAAGCTGAGTATTCAAAAagattcaagaaaaaaataccAGAAATTGAAAAAATTGCAGAAgcgaaaagagaaaaaattgaGAAACTAAAGGAGCAAAAGTCTATCAACTTGAAAAAAATGAGTGAGAAGCTAAGTGCAACTCCAAATGCTTATCCACCCAAAACCAAAACCTGTGGATGTTTCTAG
- the LOC106378461 gene encoding uncharacterized protein At4g02000-like, translated as MADLKGKGICYEEDDEPIQLTDQGDSPTIRDYKLSLIGKVLNPKKQSVVKLIQTMPAQWEMQDKITANDLGNGKFLLNFATEEDLQSVLRQGPFHYNFCMFVLVRWEPVVHDEYPWIIPFWVEITGIPLHLWTIGNLKNIGKRLGHIDTVELSAGRMLIDVDTRRPLTFKRKIASPEGDEVWIQIHYERLFKYCKTCRMLTHEEALCPTKVTPLAVQGERSDVFSRVQLPANVESRQSLLRDKERERVGMAEMAMAEEIAVVDHL; from the coding sequence ATGGCGGATCTGAAAGGGAAAGGGATTTGCTACGAGGAAGATGACGAGCCCATTCAATTAACAGATCAGGGAGATTCTCCCACCATCCGCGATTACAAGCTTTCTCTCATCGGCAAGGTACTGAACCCTAAGAAACAGTCTGTGGTGAAGCTCATCCAGACCATGCCAGCGCAGTGGGAGATGCAGGACAAAATCACTGCTAATGATCTTGGTAATGGCAAGTTTCTTCTGAACTTTGCGACAGAAGAGGATCTACAATCTGTCCTTAGGCAAGGTCCCTTCCACTATAACTTCTGCATGTTTGTGTTAGTTCGTTGGGAGCCAGTGGTTCACGATGAATACCCTTGGATCATCCCGTTTTGGGTCGAGATCACGGGCATTCCTCTACATCTCTGGACGATTGGAAATCTCAAAAACATTGGGAAAAGACTAGGCCATATTGATACGGTGGAACTGTCTGCAGGACGCATGCTTATTGATGTTGATACTAGGAGGCCTCTCACTTTCAAGAGGAAGATTGCATCGCCAGAAGGTGATGAAGTTTGGATTCAGATACATTACGAGAGGCTATTCAAGTATTGTAAGACCTGTCGAATGCTTACTCACGAGGAGGCTCTTTGCCCAACGAAGGTAACGCCTTTGGCAGTCCAAGGAGAGCGATCTGATGTTTTCTCCAGGGTACAGCTCCCGGCAAATGTAGAATCTCGACAGTCTTTGCTGcgagataaagagagagagagagtaggtATGGCAGAGATGGCTATGGCAGAAGAGATCGCCGTAGTAGATCACCTCTGA